In Bradyrhizobium erythrophlei, a single genomic region encodes these proteins:
- a CDS encoding PilZ domain-containing protein produces MALANKKSILPSAEERRRFQRVKVHLLGRYMLPDRREFPCQIINMSPGGLALLAPGIGNVGDRVIAYLDHIGRVEGRITRIIDNGFAMTVGATARKRDKLAAQLTWLANRDILNLPEDRRHDRIIPRNPIALLTLEDGTKMTCRIIDMSRSGAAIAAENRPPLKSLVMLGKVQSRVVRNLEEGFALEFVHEQVAETLEDSVTAR; encoded by the coding sequence ATGGCGTTAGCAAACAAGAAATCTATTCTGCCGTCTGCCGAAGAGCGGCGGCGCTTCCAGCGCGTGAAAGTTCATCTGCTGGGACGCTACATGCTGCCCGACCGACGCGAATTTCCATGCCAGATCATCAATATGTCGCCGGGTGGGCTGGCGCTGCTGGCGCCCGGCATCGGCAATGTCGGCGACCGCGTGATCGCCTATCTCGATCACATCGGCCGCGTCGAAGGGCGCATCACCCGCATCATCGACAACGGCTTTGCGATGACGGTCGGCGCCACCGCGCGCAAGCGCGACAAGCTCGCCGCCCAACTGACCTGGCTTGCCAACCGCGACATCCTCAACCTGCCGGAAGATCGCCGCCACGACCGCATTATCCCGCGCAACCCGATCGCGCTGCTCACGCTCGAAGACGGCACCAAGATGACCTGCCGCATCATCGACATGTCACGTTCGGGCGCGGCGATTGCGGCCGAGAACCGCCCGCCGCTGAAATCCCTCGTCATGCTCGGCAAGGTTCAGTCGCGCGTGGTGCGCAATCTCGAGGAAGGCTTCGCGCTCGAATTCGTCCACGAGCAGGTGGCCGAGACGCTCGAGGACAGCGTCACAGCGCGCTGA
- a CDS encoding CynX/NimT family MFS transporter, with translation MRNRWFALAVLFVIRLTMAFQFQSVAAVAPLLDQKFGVSLADIGWLIGLYFAPGLFLALPGGAIGKRFGDKPTMIASLLLMLIGELAMALSSSWTIQIAGRLVSGAGGVMFNVQMTKMIADWFAGQEIATAMAIFVNSWPAGIALSLVFLPLIATASGVEAVHLTVAASIALGLVFFATAYPSPPKITAAAAGSSWPDRNTLVALIAAGLIWGLFNVGFAMIFSFGPSMLDERGWSISAAGSVISIVLWLAVISVPLGGILADRTGRPDLVLAGGCIIFAALMVVLPRTDAVVSVVTAIGLLSGLPVGPIMSLPARILKPETRAIGMGIFYTLYYGTMMLGPAVAGALAQSTGHAAAAIDFGTVVILACPLLLWAFNRLPEAQPKIA, from the coding sequence TTGCGTAACCGATGGTTTGCCCTCGCCGTGCTGTTCGTGATCCGTCTGACGATGGCGTTTCAATTCCAGAGCGTCGCCGCCGTGGCCCCGCTTCTCGACCAGAAATTCGGCGTATCCCTTGCCGACATCGGATGGCTCATCGGACTCTATTTCGCGCCCGGCCTGTTCCTCGCGCTGCCGGGCGGCGCGATCGGAAAACGGTTCGGCGACAAGCCTACCATGATCGCATCGCTGCTCCTGATGCTCATCGGCGAACTGGCGATGGCGCTGTCGTCGTCGTGGACCATCCAGATCGCAGGCAGGCTTGTCAGCGGCGCCGGCGGCGTGATGTTCAATGTCCAGATGACCAAAATGATCGCCGATTGGTTTGCGGGTCAGGAAATCGCGACCGCGATGGCGATCTTTGTCAACTCGTGGCCGGCCGGCATTGCCCTTTCGCTGGTCTTTCTTCCGCTGATCGCAACCGCGTCCGGCGTCGAGGCAGTCCATCTCACGGTAGCGGCCTCGATCGCGCTCGGACTGGTGTTTTTCGCAACCGCCTATCCCTCACCGCCAAAGATCACGGCGGCCGCAGCCGGATCGTCGTGGCCCGATCGCAATACGCTCGTCGCTCTGATTGCGGCCGGCCTGATATGGGGCCTTTTCAACGTCGGCTTTGCGATGATCTTCAGCTTCGGGCCGTCAATGCTGGACGAGCGTGGCTGGTCGATATCGGCCGCAGGCTCAGTCATCAGCATCGTGCTGTGGCTTGCGGTGATATCGGTCCCGCTCGGCGGCATTCTGGCCGATCGGACCGGGCGTCCGGACCTGGTTCTGGCCGGCGGGTGCATCATCTTCGCCGCGCTGATGGTCGTCCTGCCGCGCACCGACGCGGTGGTCTCGGTTGTCACGGCGATCGGATTGCTCAGCGGCCTGCCGGTCGGGCCGATCATGAGCCTGCCGGCGCGCATATTGAAGCCGGAGACGCGTGCGATCGGCATGGGTATTTTCTACACGCTCTACTATGGCACCATGATGCTGGGGCCGGCTGTGGCAGGCGCGTTGGCCCAATCGACCGGTCACGCGGCCGCAGCCATCGATTTCGGCACCGTCGTTATTCTCGCATGTCCGCTGCTGTTGTGGGCATTCAACCGGCTGCCCGAAGCGCAGCCGAAAATTGCATAA
- a CDS encoding zinc-binding dehydrogenase: MEQIRVCTYEGPGAKPVIRSVPWPKIGKKAALIKVGACGVCGTDLHILKGHWPKPLPWPFTLGHEIGGVLVEVGSEFTEDFMSKPLKVGSKVMIPPLMPCGHCYYCIHYPQSANKCLTPVYYGRYLGFDKAPHLWGGWAEYVYVDLDMLPGTKIYKLPDDMPLRLGALSEPLTSCIRAFNRATRAGGFTWGDTVVIQGSGPIGILAVAAAREMGAGRVICVGAPEEPRLKLARRFGAEATVDIETVKTPAERIQRVRDIVGGFGADLVMDCSGHPSAGPEGIEMLRDGGTYVEMGQFTDAGAIETSWHRICTKDLNVLGSWGFTGNDLPLGVDMLYRTRTKYPWLDMQTIYPFSEDGIDRAVADAMAMKTVKSTIVPWPELVE; this comes from the coding sequence ATGGAACAGATCCGCGTTTGCACCTATGAGGGGCCCGGCGCAAAGCCGGTCATTCGCAGCGTGCCATGGCCGAAAATCGGTAAGAAGGCCGCGCTGATCAAGGTCGGCGCCTGCGGCGTCTGCGGTACCGACCTGCACATCCTCAAGGGTCATTGGCCGAAGCCCTTGCCGTGGCCGTTCACGCTTGGCCACGAGATCGGCGGCGTGCTGGTCGAGGTCGGCTCGGAATTCACTGAAGACTTCATGAGCAAGCCACTGAAAGTGGGATCGAAAGTCATGATCCCGCCGTTGATGCCCTGCGGCCATTGCTACTACTGCATTCACTATCCGCAGAGCGCCAACAAGTGCCTGACGCCTGTCTATTACGGCCGCTATCTCGGTTTCGACAAAGCGCCGCACCTGTGGGGCGGCTGGGCCGAATATGTCTATGTCGATCTCGACATGCTGCCGGGCACCAAAATCTACAAATTGCCGGACGACATGCCGCTGCGGCTGGGTGCGCTGTCTGAGCCGCTGACGTCGTGCATCCGAGCCTTCAACCGCGCCACGCGCGCCGGCGGATTCACCTGGGGCGACACCGTTGTCATTCAGGGGTCAGGTCCGATCGGTATCCTCGCGGTCGCAGCCGCGCGCGAAATGGGAGCGGGGCGGGTGATCTGCGTCGGCGCGCCGGAAGAGCCGCGCCTGAAACTGGCGCGAAGGTTCGGCGCAGAGGCGACTGTGGATATTGAAACCGTCAAGACGCCGGCCGAGCGCATCCAGCGCGTGCGTGACATCGTCGGCGGGTTTGGCGCCGATCTGGTGATGGATTGCTCAGGCCATCCGAGCGCCGGGCCGGAGGGCATTGAAATGCTGCGCGACGGCGGCACCTATGTCGAAATGGGGCAATTCACCGATGCCGGCGCGATCGAAACCTCCTGGCACCGCATCTGCACCAAGGACCTCAACGTTTTGGGGTCGTGGGGCTTCACCGGCAACGACCTGCCGCTCGGCGTCGACATGCTCTATCGCACCCGAACCAAGTATCCCTGGCTCGACATGCAGACCATCTATCCGTTCTCGGAAGACGGCATTGACCGCGCGGTTGCCGACGCGATGGCGATGAAGACCGTCAAATCGACCATCGTACCGTGGCCGGAACTGGTGGAATAA
- a CDS encoding OpgC domain-containing protein has protein sequence MAEQDKVVVERDLRLDLFRGVGLWMIFLDHIPHDVVSWLTLRNYGFSDAAEFFVFISGYLAGFIYGPIIKAGNFLAALKRLWKRAMEMYVAHIMLFLIFTAQIARTVRKFDNPLYEDEFNVHNFLLHPDVLIGQALTLRYKPVNLDVLPLYITLIATAPFMLWAMVRRPNLTLLASIVLYILARIFDWNLPSYPPGSTWYFNPFAWQLMFVFAAWCGTGGASRLWPIVQSRLALVVAILWIMFAFGIVMTWHVAFLDAMVPKWLIKIIYPIDKTDLDMLRFTHFLALALIVSRYVPHNWAPLRSGWLRPAIMCGRHSLPIFCFGVFLSFAAHWILMQYTRGVWEQLLVSAVGIVIMVAIAWVLDRAAQVPDLFVDVEIEGGKAALEANKA, from the coding sequence ATGGCCGAACAGGACAAAGTCGTGGTCGAGCGGGATCTCAGGCTCGACCTGTTCCGCGGCGTCGGACTATGGATGATCTTTCTCGATCACATTCCGCACGACGTCGTCTCCTGGCTGACCTTGCGCAATTACGGCTTCAGCGACGCGGCCGAATTCTTCGTTTTCATCTCCGGCTATCTCGCGGGCTTTATCTACGGACCCATCATCAAGGCCGGCAATTTTCTGGCTGCGCTCAAGCGGCTGTGGAAACGGGCGATGGAGATGTACGTCGCCCATATCATGCTGTTTCTGATATTCACCGCGCAGATCGCCCGCACGGTGAGGAAATTCGACAATCCGCTGTATGAGGACGAGTTCAACGTCCACAATTTCCTGCTGCATCCGGACGTCCTGATCGGGCAGGCGCTGACCTTGCGCTACAAGCCGGTCAATCTCGACGTCCTGCCGCTTTACATCACCCTGATCGCGACCGCGCCCTTCATGCTGTGGGCGATGGTGCGCCGACCGAACCTGACGCTGCTCGCCTCGATCGTGCTGTATATTCTCGCGCGCATCTTCGACTGGAATCTGCCCTCATATCCGCCCGGCTCGACCTGGTATTTCAACCCCTTCGCCTGGCAGTTGATGTTCGTCTTCGCGGCCTGGTGCGGCACCGGCGGCGCCAGCCGGCTCTGGCCGATCGTTCAGTCGCGCCTCGCGCTTGTCGTCGCGATCCTTTGGATCATGTTTGCGTTCGGGATCGTCATGACCTGGCACGTCGCCTTCCTCGACGCGATGGTGCCGAAATGGTTGATCAAGATCATCTATCCGATCGACAAGACCGATCTCGACATGTTGCGGTTCACGCACTTCCTGGCGCTGGCGCTGATCGTGTCGCGTTACGTGCCGCACAACTGGGCGCCGCTCAGATCCGGATGGCTACGCCCGGCCATTATGTGCGGTCGCCATTCGCTGCCGATCTTCTGCTTCGGGGTGTTCCTGTCCTTTGCGGCACACTGGATCCTGATGCAGTACACCCGGGGCGTGTGGGAGCAGCTTTTGGTCAGCGCGGTCGGCATCGTGATCATGGTCGCCATCGCATGGGTGCTGGACCGGGCCGCGCAGGTGCCCGACCTCTTCGTCGATGTCGAGATTGAGGGCGGAAAGGCCGCGCTCGAAGCAAACAAGGCGTGA
- a CDS encoding DUF2059 domain-containing protein, which yields MVRRLLIVACLLLLSASAVRAQTPSSDAMTAARSLVTTMKLADQYKALLPAILLGLKPALTQDRPEIERDYETMMPMVADAFEPYYTSMVDGIAAIYATNFTAAELRDIEAFYRQPTGQKMLEKMPVISQQALAVGQEIGRKAADDLKARLTEALRQKGHKL from the coding sequence ATGGTCAGACGTCTTTTGATTGTCGCATGTCTTTTGCTGTTGTCCGCGTCGGCCGTGCGGGCGCAGACGCCGTCATCCGACGCCATGACGGCGGCGCGCAGCCTTGTCACCACCATGAAGCTCGCCGACCAGTACAAGGCGCTGCTTCCGGCGATCCTGCTCGGTCTCAAGCCGGCTCTGACGCAGGACCGACCCGAGATCGAACGCGACTACGAGACGATGATGCCGATGGTCGCCGATGCCTTCGAGCCGTACTACACCTCCATGGTCGACGGCATCGCCGCGATCTACGCCACCAACTTTACCGCGGCCGAGCTCCGGGACATCGAGGCGTTCTACCGCCAGCCGACCGGACAGAAGATGCTGGAAAAGATGCCGGTGATCAGCCAGCAGGCGCTGGCGGTTGGCCAGGAGATCGGCCGCAAGGCGGCGGACGACCTGAAGGCGCGCCTCACCGAGGCGTTACGACAGAAGGGACACAAGCTGTAG
- a CDS encoding PAS domain-containing protein, translated as MKHPSNQQFFAYWNEKRGEGRAPDRGDFKPDAIRQLLGDIFVLACDEANRYPFRVAGTRICALLGRDLKDQSFPALFGSESRRDIADIVAAVTEEVLPAIAGITAASAEGQAHFELLLLPFNHRAHVPLSMTGLLAPFETGHSQLQDFRLTSWRYLHPPTERLVPRALRKLKLARGLMVYEGLR; from the coding sequence ATGAAACACCCGTCAAACCAGCAGTTCTTCGCCTATTGGAACGAAAAGCGGGGCGAAGGCCGCGCGCCGGACCGCGGCGACTTCAAACCCGACGCCATTCGCCAGTTATTGGGCGACATCTTCGTGCTCGCCTGCGATGAGGCCAACCGTTACCCGTTTCGCGTCGCCGGCACGCGCATCTGCGCCCTGCTCGGCCGTGACCTGAAGGATCAGAGCTTTCCGGCGCTGTTCGGCTCCGAGAGCCGGCGGGATATCGCCGACATCGTCGCGGCGGTGACGGAAGAGGTATTGCCTGCGATCGCCGGCATCACCGCGGCCTCGGCCGAGGGACAGGCGCACTTCGAACTGCTGCTGTTGCCGTTCAACCACCGCGCCCATGTCCCGCTGAGCATGACCGGCCTGCTCGCCCCATTCGAGACGGGACACAGCCAGTTGCAGGATTTCAGGCTGACGTCATGGCGCTATCTGCATCCGCCGACCGAACGGCTGGTTCCGCGCGCATTGCGGAAGTTGAAACTGGCGCGCGGGCTGATGGTCTATGAGGGTCTGCGCTGA
- a CDS encoding sugar ABC transporter permease, which produces MHRNQALLFIRTNATLIALVVLALLLALVDPTFPTARNLSNVARQVTIVGIIGVGMTMVILIAGIDLSVGSVVGVAAVVVTLLMQYGFAAWLAVPLALVIVGGVIGLWNGFWIAHHRIPPFIITLGMLTIGRGVALSLSGGSSVPVADPSFAALGSAYIPPAPTLALLALAAAIGAFKLVGSFRETGKSNGAALGERLPGIIAATAGLLLAAYVFGTSDGMPVPVAIFVAIAALAIFVLGHTRFGRRLYALGGNEEAARLSGINVYQTKMIVYVVVSLLSALSGILLASRLNGASPNLGNMFELDAIAAVVIGGTSLSGGSGTIGGTIVGALIIGVLNNGMSLLGVSSFYQLIIKGLIISLAVWFDVLQKKNWTG; this is translated from the coding sequence ATGCACCGCAACCAGGCGCTTCTTTTCATCCGGACCAATGCGACACTAATCGCGCTCGTGGTGCTCGCCTTGCTGCTGGCGCTTGTCGATCCCACCTTCCCGACCGCGCGCAACCTGAGCAACGTCGCCCGACAAGTGACCATCGTCGGCATCATCGGCGTCGGCATGACCATGGTGATTCTGATCGCCGGCATCGATCTGTCGGTGGGCTCGGTGGTCGGCGTTGCGGCGGTCGTCGTGACGCTCCTGATGCAATATGGGTTCGCGGCGTGGCTTGCGGTCCCCCTGGCGCTCGTGATCGTCGGCGGAGTCATCGGGCTCTGGAACGGATTCTGGATTGCGCATCACCGTATTCCGCCCTTCATCATCACGCTCGGCATGCTGACGATCGGCCGCGGCGTCGCCTTGTCGCTGTCCGGCGGCAGCTCGGTTCCGGTGGCCGATCCATCCTTTGCCGCACTCGGCAGCGCCTATATTCCGCCCGCGCCGACGCTGGCTCTGCTGGCGCTTGCGGCGGCGATCGGTGCTTTCAAACTGGTCGGCAGCTTTCGCGAAACCGGGAAATCAAATGGCGCCGCGCTTGGAGAGCGCCTGCCCGGCATCATCGCGGCGACGGCCGGGCTGCTGCTGGCCGCCTATGTGTTCGGCACCAGCGACGGCATGCCGGTGCCGGTCGCGATCTTTGTCGCCATCGCCGCGCTCGCCATCTTCGTTCTCGGCCACACCCGCTTTGGCCGCAGGCTTTATGCGCTCGGCGGCAACGAGGAAGCGGCGCGCCTTTCCGGGATCAACGTCTACCAGACCAAAATGATCGTCTACGTGGTGGTGTCCCTGCTCTCGGCCTTGTCGGGAATTCTGCTGGCATCGCGCCTGAATGGCGCATCTCCCAACCTCGGCAACATGTTCGAGCTCGACGCCATCGCCGCGGTCGTGATCGGCGGCACCAGCCTCTCCGGCGGCTCGGGCACGATCGGCGGCACGATCGTCGGCGCGCTGATCATCGGCGTGTTGAACAACGGCATGAGCCTGCTCGGCGTCTCCTCGTTCTACCAGCTGATCATCAAGGGGCTGATCATCAGCCTCGCGGTCTGGTTCGACGTCCTGCAAAAGAAGAACTGGACAGGTTAG
- a CDS encoding sugar ABC transporter ATP-binding protein has product MSDVVLKMEHIVKEFAGVRALDDVTFEARAGEVLALMGENGAGKSTLMKVLGGVWPYPSYRGDIFIHGERRRFRSTREAMDAGIAIIHQELNLLAELTVAENIFLDRQPATGFGAIDWRRMNADAAALLGQLGISDIKPTDRVKHIAVGKQQMVEIAKALSKRARILILDEPTSALSDKEVAELFRVVRSLRQAGVCMCYISHKMEEISQIADRVTVLRDGRTIGEAAAISDITLDQIIERMIGRELKEMYPHATRQRGERILEIKDLGVNHPSLPGARKVKGVSFSAYRGEILGISGLMGSGRTTLASAIFGAYPQATHGEVLVEGRSISIRSPADAINHGIALLTEDRKALGLFLGQPITFNTTISSLQTVSSPPLGVIDRSEERALTERYIAQLGVKATSAKAIVGTLSGGNQQKVLLARWLNANPKILILDEPTRGIDVGAKVEIHRLLNQLAGRGVAIIMISSELEEVLGMSDRILVMNEGRIVCEFSRANASREAVMESATGARPTEN; this is encoded by the coding sequence ATGTCCGACGTCGTTCTGAAGATGGAGCACATCGTCAAGGAGTTTGCGGGCGTCCGCGCGCTCGACGACGTCACCTTCGAGGCGCGCGCCGGCGAGGTTCTGGCGCTGATGGGCGAGAACGGCGCGGGCAAGTCGACGCTGATGAAGGTGCTGGGCGGCGTCTGGCCCTATCCTTCCTATCGGGGCGATATTTTCATCCACGGCGAGAGGCGCCGGTTTCGCTCGACGCGCGAAGCGATGGATGCGGGTATCGCCATCATCCACCAGGAGCTCAACCTCCTCGCCGAACTCACGGTGGCCGAAAACATCTTTCTCGACCGCCAGCCCGCCACCGGCTTCGGCGCCATCGATTGGCGTCGCATGAATGCCGACGCCGCGGCCCTGCTCGGCCAATTGGGAATTTCCGACATCAAGCCGACCGACCGGGTGAAGCACATCGCGGTCGGCAAGCAGCAGATGGTCGAAATCGCCAAGGCGCTGTCGAAGCGCGCGCGCATCCTCATTCTGGATGAGCCGACTTCGGCGCTGTCGGACAAGGAGGTTGCGGAGCTGTTTCGGGTGGTCCGGAGCTTGCGGCAAGCCGGCGTCTGCATGTGCTACATCTCGCACAAGATGGAAGAGATTTCGCAAATTGCCGATCGCGTCACGGTGCTGCGCGATGGCCGCACCATCGGCGAGGCTGCGGCGATCTCCGACATCACGCTGGACCAGATCATCGAACGAATGATCGGCCGCGAGCTGAAAGAGATGTATCCGCACGCCACACGCCAGCGCGGCGAGCGGATTCTCGAAATCAAAGACCTTGGCGTCAATCACCCTTCCCTGCCCGGCGCGCGAAAGGTCAAGGGCGTGTCGTTTTCGGCCTATCGCGGCGAAATCCTCGGAATCTCGGGCTTGATGGGTTCGGGCCGGACCACGCTGGCCTCCGCGATCTTCGGCGCCTATCCGCAAGCCACGCACGGCGAGGTGCTGGTCGAGGGACGATCAATCAGCATTCGCTCGCCGGCTGACGCGATCAATCATGGAATCGCGCTCCTGACCGAGGACCGCAAGGCGCTCGGCCTTTTCCTCGGCCAGCCCATCACCTTCAACACCACGATCTCGTCGTTGCAGACGGTCAGTTCACCGCCGCTCGGCGTCATCGACCGGAGCGAAGAACGCGCGCTGACCGAACGATATATCGCCCAGCTTGGTGTCAAGGCCACGAGCGCCAAGGCAATCGTCGGGACGCTCAGCGGCGGCAACCAGCAGAAGGTGCTTCTGGCCCGCTGGCTGAACGCTAACCCGAAGATCCTCATCCTGGACGAACCGACCCGTGGCATCGATGTCGGCGCCAAGGTCGAAATCCACCGGCTCTTGAACCAGCTTGCCGGGCGAGGCGTCGCCATCATCATGATCTCCTCCGAACTCGAGGAAGTGCTGGGCATGAGCGACCGAATTCTCGTGATGAACGAGGGCCGCATCGTCTGCGAATTCTCGCGGGCGAATGCGAGCCGGGAGGCGGTCATGGAATCGGCGACCGGCGCACGCCCGACGGAGAACTAG
- a CDS encoding substrate-binding domain-containing protein has product MEFHRRTVLHGLASLAVPLSALAEPARAADKVKIGFLLKTMQEERYQRDKTAFLAKAKALGAEVIFDSANNDEQTQLAAFENMLSRGAQAIVLQPVNTGTAGSMVTSAHKSGVKVVGYDAMLVNGPLDAMVMQDSWAVGKLQAEAMVAWLKAKYGAAKGNVVLIRGQPGDSNANTMSSGVLEVLKANPELKLVADQSHEGWSSDKAMATTENLLTKSGNKIDAVICNNSGMARGVIAALDAQGLASADKIFVAGSDADLVNIQYVAQGKQAVDIWKKIDPLAETAVEIAVKLASNPDKDPKTLVKADRTINNGAVDVPTLVTPVVLVDKSNLDQTIIAEGFYTHKQVYGN; this is encoded by the coding sequence ATGGAATTTCACCGCAGAACCGTCTTGCACGGTCTCGCCTCGCTTGCTGTTCCACTTTCCGCCCTTGCCGAACCAGCCCGCGCTGCCGACAAGGTCAAAATCGGCTTTCTCCTGAAAACCATGCAGGAAGAGCGCTACCAGCGCGACAAGACGGCTTTTCTCGCCAAGGCGAAGGCGCTCGGCGCCGAGGTAATCTTTGATTCCGCCAACAATGACGAGCAGACGCAACTGGCGGCGTTCGAGAACATGCTGTCGCGCGGCGCGCAGGCCATCGTATTGCAGCCGGTCAACACCGGAACCGCCGGCAGCATGGTCACCTCCGCGCACAAAAGCGGCGTGAAGGTCGTCGGCTACGATGCCATGCTGGTCAACGGCCCGCTCGACGCCATGGTGATGCAGGACAGCTGGGCGGTCGGCAAGCTTCAGGCTGAGGCCATGGTGGCCTGGCTGAAGGCGAAATACGGCGCGGCCAAAGGCAACGTGGTGCTGATCCGCGGGCAGCCCGGCGATTCAAACGCCAACACCATGTCTAGCGGCGTGCTCGAAGTATTGAAGGCCAATCCCGAGCTGAAGCTCGTCGCCGATCAGTCCCACGAAGGATGGTCGTCCGACAAGGCGATGGCAACCACGGAAAATCTTCTGACCAAGTCCGGCAACAAGATCGATGCCGTGATCTGCAACAATTCGGGCATGGCGCGCGGCGTCATCGCGGCCCTCGACGCCCAGGGCCTAGCCAGCGCCGACAAGATTTTCGTCGCCGGCTCCGACGCCGACCTCGTCAACATTCAGTATGTCGCGCAGGGCAAGCAGGCCGTCGACATCTGGAAGAAGATCGATCCGCTGGCCGAAACCGCGGTCGAAATCGCAGTGAAACTCGCAAGCAATCCGGACAAGGATCCGAAAACGCTCGTCAAGGCCGACCGGACGATCAACAACGGCGCAGTCGACGTACCGACACTGGTGACGCCGGTCGTGCTCGTCGACAAGAGCAATCTGGACCAGACGATCATCGCCGAAGGGTTTTACACCCATAAGCAGGTCTACGGGAATTAA
- a CDS encoding rhomboid family intramembrane serine protease, which translates to MESRPEDYLPEALRDEPSVRREPLLTLPGALTAYIVLLAVVHLQVLLPPDLEKWTIVVFGFIPKRYDSSLLAAGFPGGEGAKVWTFVTYSVLHANLSHIGFNVLWLLPFGSALARRFGAIRFFAFMAVTAAAGALAHLVTHEHALEPMIGASASVSGAMAAAIRFAFVRGSFLSFNRGDADAAARVPAQPLWRALRDRRVISFLAIWFGVNLVFGLGSIAIGTEGVSVAWQAHIGGFLAGLLLFFLFDPVPRTVPARQDQI; encoded by the coding sequence TTGGAATCTCGCCCCGAAGATTATTTACCGGAAGCTCTGCGGGACGAGCCGTCGGTTCGCCGCGAGCCGCTTTTGACGCTGCCGGGCGCGCTCACCGCCTATATCGTGCTTCTGGCGGTCGTTCACCTGCAGGTGCTGCTGCCGCCCGATCTCGAGAAATGGACCATCGTCGTCTTCGGTTTCATCCCCAAGCGCTACGACTCGTCGTTGTTGGCGGCCGGCTTTCCCGGCGGGGAGGGCGCCAAGGTCTGGACGTTCGTGACCTATTCGGTGCTGCACGCCAATCTCAGTCATATCGGCTTCAACGTGCTGTGGCTGTTGCCGTTCGGCAGTGCACTGGCACGGCGTTTTGGCGCTATCCGCTTCTTCGCGTTCATGGCGGTGACGGCGGCCGCCGGCGCGCTGGCGCATCTGGTGACCCATGAGCACGCGCTGGAGCCCATGATCGGCGCCTCCGCTTCGGTTTCGGGCGCCATGGCGGCCGCGATCCGATTTGCCTTCGTGCGGGGCAGTTTCCTTTCCTTCAACCGTGGCGACGCGGACGCCGCCGCCAGGGTGCCGGCGCAGCCGTTGTGGCGCGCTTTACGCGATCGGCGCGTGATTTCGTTTCTCGCCATCTGGTTTGGCGTCAATCTCGTTTTCGGCCTGGGCTCGATTGCGATCGGCACCGAGGGCGTCAGCGTCGCCTGGCAGGCGCATATTGGCGGCTTTTTGGCCGGGCTCTTGTTGTTTTTCCTGTTCGACCCCGTTCCCCGCACAGTTCCAGCTCGGCAGGATCAGATCTGA
- a CDS encoding CBS domain-containing protein: MTVRSILDTKGHQIVSLDPEAKLSAAVKTLAERKIGAVLVLQAGRIEGILSERDVVRVLGERGAAVLEEPVSAVMTRKVVSCKQSDTVSAIMEMMTHGKFRHLPVLDGERVVGLISIGDIVKWRVQEYEREQEALREYIKTA, translated from the coding sequence ATGACGGTACGTTCAATTCTCGATACCAAAGGTCACCAGATCGTAAGCCTCGACCCGGAGGCCAAGCTTTCAGCCGCGGTCAAGACCTTGGCTGAGCGCAAGATCGGAGCCGTGCTCGTGCTGCAGGCGGGCCGGATCGAAGGCATTCTGTCGGAGCGCGACGTCGTCCGCGTGCTCGGCGAGCGGGGTGCTGCCGTCCTCGAGGAGCCTGTCAGCGCGGTGATGACGCGCAAGGTCGTGAGCTGCAAGCAATCCGATACGGTCAGCGCCATCATGGAGATGATGACGCACGGAAAATTCCGTCACCTCCCGGTTCTCGACGGCGAGCGGGTGGTGGGCCTGATCTCGATCGGCGACATCGTCAAGTGGCGCGTGCAGGAATACGAGCGCGAGCAGGAAGCGCTGCGCGAATACATCAAGACGGCTTGA